From the Bdellovibrio reynosensis genome, one window contains:
- a CDS encoding agmatinase family protein: protein MSEKTVKFDPTTTISAEYGIFGIPMSEEESKVVLVPVPWEVTTSYGEGASNGPQIIRQASEQIDLFDIEVGKAYEVGYHMRDFPEDLKRMNDKYKAVAQEIIEMKTNLSEDEAKMKTLSAQVNEACEEMTQWVYDQCSDVLKKGKLLGLVGGDHSTPLGAIRAVSEKYKGEFGVLHIDAHADLRVAYQGFKQSHASIMYNVMTDAKKPKKLVQVGIRDFCEEEYDFSESREDIKTFYDLELKRRLLKGETWEKVCQDIIKELPQNVYISFDIDGLDPVYCPHTGTPVPGGLTVDQIFFLFREVHNSGRKIIAFDLNEVSTGGLDPHEVEWDGNVGARILYKMCGWLVKSHA, encoded by the coding sequence ATGTCTGAAAAGACGGTGAAATTCGATCCCACAACAACCATTTCTGCCGAGTACGGGATCTTCGGCATTCCCATGTCTGAAGAAGAATCAAAAGTGGTTCTTGTGCCTGTTCCTTGGGAGGTTACAACTTCTTACGGCGAGGGCGCTTCGAATGGTCCTCAGATCATCCGCCAAGCCAGTGAACAGATTGACCTTTTTGATATCGAAGTTGGTAAGGCCTACGAAGTCGGCTACCATATGCGCGACTTCCCAGAAGACCTTAAGCGCATGAACGATAAATACAAAGCAGTTGCGCAAGAAATTATCGAAATGAAAACTAATTTGAGCGAAGACGAAGCCAAGATGAAAACCTTGTCTGCTCAAGTGAACGAAGCTTGTGAAGAAATGACTCAATGGGTTTATGACCAATGTTCTGATGTACTTAAAAAAGGCAAACTTTTAGGCCTGGTTGGTGGCGACCACTCGACCCCGCTTGGCGCCATCCGCGCAGTAAGTGAAAAGTACAAGGGCGAGTTCGGCGTATTGCACATTGATGCCCATGCAGATTTGCGTGTTGCTTATCAAGGCTTTAAACAATCCCACGCATCGATCATGTACAACGTCATGACGGATGCTAAGAAACCTAAGAAGTTGGTTCAAGTCGGTATCCGTGATTTCTGCGAAGAAGAATATGACTTCAGCGAATCACGCGAAGACATCAAAACTTTTTATGATCTAGAACTTAAGCGCCGCCTGCTTAAAGGTGAAACGTGGGAAAAAGTTTGCCAAGACATCATCAAAGAACTTCCACAAAATGTTTATATCTCTTTTGATATCGATGGTCTTGATCCAGTTTACTGCCCGCACACTGGAACTCCAGTGCCAGGTGGTTTGACAGTTGATCAGATCTTCTTCTTATTCCGCGAAGTGCATAATTCAGGTCGCAAGATCATTGCTTTTGACTTGAACGAAGTATCAACCGGCGGACTTGATCCACATGAAGTGGAATGGGATGGAAACGTCGGCGCGCGCATTCTTTATAAAATGTGCGGATGGTTGGTAAAAAGCCATGCTTAA
- a CDS encoding arsenate reductase family protein, producing MLKVYEYAKCSTCVKALKYLDAKKVKYEKLPIVDKAPSQKELKEMLAALKDKGGSIKNLFNTSGVMYKELKMSEKLPSMSEAEAIKLLSEHGKLVKRPFVIGDNTHLVGFKEDEWKKVF from the coding sequence ATGCTTAAGGTTTACGAGTACGCGAAGTGTTCTACTTGTGTGAAGGCGCTTAAATATTTAGACGCAAAAAAAGTGAAGTACGAAAAACTTCCGATCGTCGATAAGGCACCATCACAAAAAGAATTAAAAGAAATGCTTGCCGCTTTAAAAGATAAAGGTGGCAGCATTAAAAATCTTTTTAATACTTCTGGTGTTATGTACAAAGAACTGAAGATGAGCGAAAAGCTGCCGTCTATGTCAGAGGCAGAAGCTATCAAACTTTTGTCTGAGCATGGAAAGTTAGTGAAGCGTCCGTTTGTGATTGGAGATAACACTCACCTTGTGGGTTTTAAAGAAGATGAATGGAAAAAGGTTTTCTAA
- a CDS encoding substrate-binding periplasmic protein: MLKGLVSIFLIIGLASPETAEAKKKQTCSRVYQIGVSNFPPLFSRDQYGKPIGIDNDLITAILKNSGCRFSMRSLTRPELASLLNRGRIDIALTVSKQPVYEVNGEFVLLFEIYREIAVRKEKVKNPFASFKEVYNQKDLKFGNLIGSTAMMKPEDEAILIKEKRLVKMPDAEGIFKLMAEKRIDAVVATPLITRFFRDKFKLENEIVFFREDVNPAPIGIILSTKTLSAEERKQLKDSIKQLRANRTVIEILKKNLKTDDFAPSVISDLRPPLNQPSF; the protein is encoded by the coding sequence ATGCTTAAAGGTCTTGTATCGATTTTCCTCATTATAGGTCTAGCCAGCCCTGAGACTGCTGAAGCGAAAAAAAAGCAGACTTGCAGTCGTGTTTATCAAATAGGTGTTAGCAACTTTCCTCCTCTTTTTAGTCGCGACCAATATGGCAAACCCATTGGCATTGATAATGACCTAATTACGGCGATATTGAAAAACTCAGGATGTCGTTTTTCCATGCGATCGTTGACCCGTCCCGAATTAGCAAGTCTTTTAAATCGTGGTCGCATTGATATTGCGCTTACCGTTTCAAAGCAGCCAGTCTATGAAGTGAATGGCGAGTTTGTTTTATTGTTCGAGATCTATCGCGAAATCGCCGTTAGAAAAGAAAAAGTAAAAAATCCCTTCGCCTCTTTTAAAGAAGTTTATAACCAAAAAGATCTAAAGTTTGGAAATCTTATCGGCAGCACAGCCATGATGAAACCCGAGGACGAAGCAATTCTTATTAAAGAAAAACGTCTAGTCAAAATGCCTGACGCTGAAGGAATTTTTAAACTGATGGCTGAAAAAAGAATTGATGCCGTTGTCGCAACCCCACTTATCACTCGTTTTTTTAGAGATAAGTTTAAACTTGAAAATGAAATCGTTTTCTTTAGGGAAGATGTGAATCCAGCACCTATCGGAATTATTTTGTCTACTAAGACCCTTTCAGCTGAAGAACGTAAGCAGCTCAAGGATTCCATCAAACAGTTGCGCGCAAACAGAACGGTCATAGAAATTTTGAAAAAAAATTTAAAGACTGACGATTTTGCACCGTCAGTCATTTCTGATCTTCGCCCACCATTGAATCAACCGAGTTTTTAA
- the dinB gene encoding DNA polymerase IV, whose protein sequence is MRKIIHIDMDCFYAAVEVKYHPELRGKPLGIGGPPNSRSVLCTASYEARKFGVRSAMPSSQAVRLCPQLILVPPNFDLYKLESRKVREIFERFTNKIEPLSLDEAYLDVTECEQFGGSATLIAQEIRRLIFTELQLTASAGIAPNKFLAKVASDWKKPNGQFVIRPQDVAGFVKDLPVEKIFGVGKVTAQKMHDLGLHTCGDIQKYSVLELHHWFGSRAQELSDFSVGKDDRQVVTEWERKSLTVEETFNKDRQSLDECLKEIPALYEDFMRRLEKGQYQDRVKGIVVKLKFHDFKQTTHEEVIHGIPKIQDFQRLLSRAWERRGVPVRLIGLGVRLATQNKESRNKDDSQLRFAI, encoded by the coding sequence ATGAGGAAGATTATCCACATAGACATGGATTGTTTTTATGCGGCCGTAGAGGTGAAATACCACCCAGAGCTGCGAGGCAAACCATTAGGTATCGGTGGACCTCCAAATTCACGAAGTGTTCTGTGTACTGCTAGTTATGAAGCTCGTAAGTTCGGTGTGCGGTCGGCAATGCCGTCTTCACAAGCCGTGCGGTTATGTCCTCAGCTTATTTTAGTTCCTCCAAATTTCGACTTATACAAACTTGAAAGTCGAAAAGTGCGCGAAATATTTGAAAGATTCACAAACAAAATCGAACCATTGTCGTTGGACGAAGCTTACCTTGACGTGACTGAATGCGAACAATTCGGTGGCAGTGCTACGTTGATCGCACAAGAAATCCGTCGACTTATTTTCACCGAACTTCAATTAACGGCTTCAGCCGGAATTGCGCCAAATAAGTTCTTAGCCAAGGTAGCAAGTGATTGGAAAAAGCCTAACGGGCAGTTTGTAATTCGTCCTCAAGACGTTGCTGGCTTCGTCAAAGACCTGCCGGTGGAAAAAATCTTCGGGGTTGGCAAAGTCACTGCTCAAAAGATGCATGATTTGGGATTACATACGTGCGGTGACATTCAAAAATACAGTGTCTTAGAGTTGCATCATTGGTTTGGTTCAAGGGCTCAAGAGCTTTCGGATTTCTCTGTGGGTAAGGATGATCGCCAAGTCGTTACTGAATGGGAAAGAAAATCTTTAACCGTCGAAGAAACCTTTAACAAGGATCGCCAAAGTTTGGATGAGTGTCTTAAAGAAATTCCAGCACTCTATGAAGATTTCATGCGCCGTCTTGAAAAAGGTCAGTATCAGGATCGCGTAAAAGGTATCGTGGTGAAATTAAAGTTCCATGACTTTAAACAAACCACCCATGAAGAAGTTATTCACGGCATTCCAAAAATTCAGGATTTTCAAAGACTGTTAAGCCGTGCCTGGGAACGTCGCGGCGTTCCCGTGCGTTTGATTGGACTTGGTGTTCGTCTGGCTACACAAAATAAGGAATCTAGGAACAAAGACGATTCACAATTGCGCTTCGCAATTTAA
- a CDS encoding lysophospholipid acyltransferase family protein, with protein sequence MLKVFNCRVKYTNRPGDSEKFLAVSNHMGFVDILMLASCFPVVFVTSNEMKETPFLGLLTEMAGCMYVERRSRTKILEEMKSIGAVLKRGYRVVLYPEATSTNGEKVLPFKKTLIMAAAYAGVPIQPIVINFRKINDEEFSLKWRDHVCWYGDIPFVTAMWKSLTLKSVDAEVEFLEKIFCTTEDDRGLIADKAHALISAKFVPVKGAPQEDSAAIEFETEST encoded by the coding sequence ATGCTTAAAGTCTTTAACTGCAGAGTTAAGTACACCAACCGTCCAGGTGATTCAGAAAAATTCTTAGCCGTAAGTAATCACATGGGATTTGTTGATATCTTGATGTTGGCTTCCTGTTTTCCGGTGGTCTTTGTAACTTCAAATGAAATGAAAGAAACGCCATTCCTAGGATTATTGACCGAAATGGCAGGCTGCATGTACGTCGAGCGCCGCAGTCGCACGAAGATTTTAGAAGAAATGAAATCCATCGGCGCCGTTTTAAAGCGTGGCTACCGAGTTGTGCTTTATCCCGAAGCGACATCAACTAATGGCGAAAAGGTTTTGCCGTTTAAGAAAACATTGATCATGGCTGCCGCTTACGCGGGAGTTCCAATTCAACCCATCGTTATTAATTTCCGTAAGATTAATGACGAAGAGTTTTCCTTAAAGTGGCGTGACCATGTTTGTTGGTACGGCGATATTCCGTTTGTGACAGCGATGTGGAAATCTCTCACGTTAAAATCGGTGGATGCTGAAGTTGAATTCTTGGAAAAAATCTTCTGCACAACTGAAGATGACCGTGGCCTGATTGCTGACAAGGCTCACGCTTTGATTTCGGCTAAATTTGTTCCCGTAAAAGGCGCTCCCCAAGAGGACTCCGCAGCCATCGAGTTTGAAACAGAATCTACTTGA
- the ligD gene encoding DNA ligase D, which translates to MPLREYNKKRNFRETPEPKHAPKKSKSKDHPLMFVVQEHHASRLHYDFRLEYNGVLKSWAVPKGPSNDPTVKRLAVETEDHPLSYGNFEGVIPEGNYGAGRVYIWDTGTWEPIGNPREGLKKGHLEFKLKGKHLHGQWMLIKTSRPASGDKSQWLLVKRTDAYANTEPLVPIEDPNTGKVSKRRKTAEPAAAAKKVTSKKKARVKKLPGFISPQLAELVKEPPEGESWVHETKFDGYRTQAHIEGGKVTLYTRNGLNWSQKYPTIASELKDLPVSNAILDGEVVWLDDQGRSDFQKLQNSLKAKESRRLIYYVFDLLYVDGVDCRSFPLKERKHRLEKILAEFDNRIIRYSEHVDGSGADLFEAACNYQLEGLVSKDLDAPYRSSRNSGWVKTKCKLHQEFVIGGYTVGEGSRNGGFGALLLGAYEDGKLRYVGKVGTGFTERSLMDIHKKLKPREMTKSPFDIASPKGRGVHYIKPGLVAEVSFGQWTSDKILRTAVFHGLREDKPAKEIHIENKKSLKSVIVPKKKVSPKQKADNEKLALTNPDKILYRKEKITKLQIARYYQDFAEVILPHIANRPLALLRCPEGSEKTCFFQKHIAGKVPLEFIPVTIVERSGPKAYLTIDSKEGLLSLSQMNAFELHAWNCHSDAIENPDQIVMDFDPGPGVHWKQVIEAAFSLKEILDGLQLKSFVKVSGGKGVHVHIPVAPIYSWDQIKTFSHTLGKEMASRNPDRYTVNMAKKVRGKRIFVDYLRNGRGATAVVPYSLRARAKSAVAMPITWEELKTIEGPDVFTLENAIKHLSKRKVDPWKDFFKKEQRINILKPVVSSAA; encoded by the coding sequence ATGCCGTTGCGCGAGTATAATAAAAAAAGAAATTTTAGGGAAACGCCAGAACCAAAACATGCTCCTAAGAAATCAAAATCCAAGGATCATCCTTTGATGTTTGTGGTGCAAGAACATCATGCCTCTAGGTTGCATTATGATTTTCGCCTTGAATACAACGGTGTTTTAAAAAGCTGGGCTGTGCCCAAAGGTCCTTCCAATGACCCGACAGTAAAACGTTTGGCCGTTGAAACAGAAGATCACCCCTTATCCTATGGAAATTTTGAAGGCGTGATTCCTGAAGGCAACTACGGTGCGGGCCGAGTTTACATTTGGGACACTGGCACTTGGGAGCCGATAGGGAATCCCCGTGAGGGTTTAAAGAAAGGGCATTTGGAATTTAAACTTAAAGGTAAGCATCTGCATGGTCAGTGGATGCTTATCAAAACAAGTCGCCCAGCTTCCGGCGACAAGTCGCAGTGGTTGCTTGTTAAAAGGACCGATGCTTATGCCAACACAGAACCGTTAGTCCCCATTGAAGATCCTAATACTGGAAAAGTAAGTAAGCGCCGAAAAACCGCTGAACCCGCTGCTGCCGCGAAAAAGGTGACTTCAAAAAAAAAAGCCCGCGTAAAAAAGCTTCCAGGATTCATATCTCCTCAGCTAGCAGAGCTCGTCAAAGAGCCGCCTGAAGGAGAAAGTTGGGTGCATGAAACTAAGTTTGATGGTTATCGTACGCAAGCTCACATCGAAGGTGGAAAGGTAACTCTTTACACCCGTAATGGTCTTAACTGGAGTCAAAAATATCCAACCATCGCATCTGAATTAAAGGATCTGCCCGTGAGCAATGCCATCCTAGATGGTGAAGTCGTATGGTTAGACGATCAAGGGCGAAGTGATTTTCAAAAATTGCAGAATTCTTTGAAGGCCAAAGAATCAAGACGTTTGATTTACTATGTTTTTGATTTGTTATACGTGGATGGCGTCGATTGTAGGTCCTTTCCACTTAAAGAAAGAAAACATCGACTGGAAAAAATCCTGGCAGAGTTTGACAACAGGATCATTCGATATAGTGAGCACGTCGACGGAAGTGGTGCTGATCTTTTCGAAGCTGCATGTAATTATCAACTGGAAGGTCTTGTATCTAAAGATCTTGATGCTCCTTACCGCAGCAGCAGAAACAGTGGCTGGGTAAAAACAAAATGCAAACTTCATCAGGAGTTTGTGATCGGTGGTTATACGGTGGGTGAAGGCTCGCGCAATGGGGGATTTGGTGCCCTTTTGTTAGGAGCTTACGAGGATGGAAAGCTTCGTTATGTCGGAAAAGTCGGGACGGGTTTTACAGAACGTTCTTTAATGGACATACATAAGAAATTAAAGCCTCGGGAAATGACAAAAAGCCCGTTTGATATAGCTTCGCCAAAAGGGCGCGGCGTTCATTACATTAAGCCGGGACTTGTTGCGGAAGTAAGTTTTGGGCAGTGGACTTCAGATAAGATTTTACGGACCGCCGTGTTTCATGGTCTGCGTGAAGATAAACCTGCTAAAGAAATTCATATTGAGAATAAAAAATCGTTAAAGTCAGTAATAGTTCCGAAAAAGAAAGTCTCGCCAAAACAGAAAGCTGATAACGAGAAATTAGCGCTCACTAATCCGGATAAAATTTTATATAGAAAAGAAAAAATAACGAAACTGCAGATTGCTAGATATTATCAAGATTTTGCTGAAGTAATTTTGCCGCATATTGCGAATCGCCCCTTGGCATTGTTGCGATGCCCGGAAGGTTCAGAGAAAACTTGTTTCTTCCAAAAGCACATCGCTGGAAAAGTTCCTTTAGAATTTATTCCCGTCACCATCGTCGAAAGAAGCGGGCCGAAGGCGTATTTGACTATTGATTCTAAAGAAGGGTTGTTGTCTTTGTCGCAAATGAATGCTTTTGAACTTCACGCTTGGAACTGTCACAGTGATGCCATCGAAAATCCAGATCAGATCGTGATGGATTTCGACCCGGGTCCTGGTGTGCATTGGAAGCAAGTTATTGAAGCTGCATTTTCTTTAAAAGAAATTTTAGATGGTCTGCAGTTGAAAAGCTTTGTTAAGGTGTCTGGCGGAAAAGGGGTCCATGTTCACATTCCTGTGGCGCCGATATATTCCTGGGATCAGATTAAAACTTTTTCGCACACATTAGGTAAGGAAATGGCTTCGCGCAATCCTGACCGTTATACAGTGAACATGGCTAAGAAAGTTCGCGGGAAAAGAATCTTTGTGGACTATTTGCGAAACGGTCGCGGGGCAACAGCTGTCGTGCCTTATTCCTTGCGGGCACGGGCGAAGTCAGCAGTGGCGATGCCGATCACTTGGGAAGAGCTGAAAACCATTGAAGGGCCTGACGTCTTCACTTTGGAAAACGCTATTAAACATTTAAGTAAAAGAAAAGTGGACCCATGGAAGGACTTCTTCAAAAAAGAGCAGCGAATCAATATTCTTAAGCCCGTAGTTTCATCGGCAGCATAG